Proteins from a genomic interval of Zingiber officinale cultivar Zhangliang chromosome 1B, Zo_v1.1, whole genome shotgun sequence:
- the LOC122019798 gene encoding uncharacterized protein LOC122019798: MLSGNNFFICSYIIDPTIDPFNDRVKDTATDDALLEFINLDSSPEEEEPRLVFKFQYQISNQSPVNEEEEQSSSETRICDREKGFSSLNKNSLNSETGLFDEVVEELNGYLSEKDIEIEEFTDPCSLGPQLDPWEGEVESSEVTASEEVQLKICGEDDEVLLMDDEYSDRKEVGHATNTSTGTVSCSLNSRTETGSISIPNSEKLDSDLREQQHHTQKTEMKSSAGEDYDELEALWEHQELIEQLRMELRKLEDIGLPTIFEESESSRRLEDLKPLILDESFLHEDPMNEMERSHWSYRERMRKFDILIYQKMYAIGILQLKDPLRSVGSRKAQGLAKSFSSVNRKSNVDPSQKMISEIQGDLEVVYVGQACLSWEFLRWQYEKAMPQLFNQSGHRFYHQVAGEFQQFQVNIQRFIENEVFEGPRLPYYIKSRCVLRNLLQVPVLKEDCLNGINGEMMEEIMKQSITIFWEFIKADKDQTVGILKVLMGTHVALQDPSDAGLLEDIQFEFNKKEKKLKDITRTCNCLVKFRKPKEDKLNQAVLFSQVDLKLVARVLRMPRITTEQLLWCHKKLSKIKFVERRIIRDPSFLLFPC; this comes from the exons ATGCTTTCAGGTAATAACTTTTTCATTTGCAGCTACATaatcgatcctacaattgatcCCTTTAATGACAGGGTTAAAGACACCGCTACGGACGATGCATTGCTCGAGTTCATCAACCTCGATTCATCACCAGAGGAAGAAGAACCGCGTCTCGTTTTTAAATTTCAGTATCAGATATCTAATCAGTCGCCAgtcaatgaagaagaagaacaatcatCCTCTGAAACAAGGATTTGCGATCGCGAGAAGGGTTTTAGCAGTTTGAACAAAAACAGCTTGAATTCTGAAACTGGTTTGTTCGATGAGGTTGTGGAAGAACTAAATGGGTATTTATCTGAAAAGGATATTGAAATCGAAGAATTTACTGATCCATGCAGTCTTGGACCACAACTGGATCCGTGGGAAGGAGAAGTGGAATCAAGTGAAGTTACTGCGTCTGAAGAAGTGCAATTAAAAATTTGCGGTGAAGATGATGAAGTCTTGCTCATGGATGATGAATATTCTGACAGAAAAGAGGTAGGACATGCCACAAACACTTCTACTGGCACTGTCTCATGTTCTTTAAATTCAAGAACTGAGACCGGTTCGATATCGATCCCCAATTCTGAAAAATTGGACAGTGATCTTAGGGAGCAGCAACACCATACTCAGAAGACAGAGATGAAGAGCTCTGCTGGAGAGGACTACGATGAGTTGGAGGCACTATGGGAGCACCAGGAGCTCATCGAGCAACTCAGGATGGAGCTTCGAAAGCTCGAGGACATCGGGCTCCCGACCATTTTCGAGGAGTCAGAGAGCTCCAGGAGATTGGAGGACCTGAAGCCACTGATTTTGGACGAGAGCTTTCTCCATGAGGACCCAATGAACGAGATGGAGAGGTCACACTGGAGCTACCGAGAAAGGATGAGGAAGTTTGACATCTTGATCTACCAAAAGATGTATGCAATAG GCATTCTCCAGCTGAAGGATCCTCTTCGGTCGGTCGGATCAAGGAAGGCACAAGGACTAGCAAAAAGCTTTTCGTCGGTTAATCGTAAATCCAATGTCGACCCATCGCAGAAGATGATCAGTGAGATACAAGGTGATCTAGAAGTGGTTTATGTTGGACAAGCATGCCTCTCCTGGGAGTTCCTGAGATGGCAGTATGAGAAAGCAATGCCTCAGCTTTTCAATCAGTCGGGGCACCGGTTTTACCACCAGGTGGCCGGAGAATTCCAGCAGTTCCAAGTGAACATTCAGAGATTCATCGAGAATGAAGTGTTTGAAGGGCCAAGACTGCCATATTACATCAAAAGCCGCTGTGTTCTTCGCAATCTTCTCCAAGTACCTGTTCTTAAAG AGGATTGCTTGAATGGCATAAATGGTGAAATGATGGAAGAAATCATGAAGCAGTCCATCACAATTTTCTGGGAGTTCATCAAAGCCGACAAGGATCAAACTGTTGGGATACTCAAAGTGCTCATGGGCACTCATGTTGCACTGCAAGATCCTTCAGATGCCGGCCTGTTGGAAGACATCCAATTCGAGTTTAACAAG AAGGAGAAGAAGCTTAAGGACATTACAAGGACATGCAACTGCCTGGTGAAGTTCAGAAAACCTAAAGAGGACAAACTGAATCAAGCTGTTTTGTTCTCTCAAGTGGACTTGAAGCTGGTTGCAAGGGTTCTGAGGATGCCAAGGATCACAACTGAGCAGCTGCTTTGGTGTCACAAGAAATTGAGCAAAATCAAGTTTGTAGAAAGGAGAATCATTAGGGATCCATCTTTCTTGCTGTTTCCATGTTGA
- the LOC121990766 gene encoding NAP1-related protein 2-like, whose translation MAADKSKKVKIAEPGVEGEPEPIDGELVLNIEKLQEIQEELEKINEEASDKVFEVERKYNEVRRPVYVKRAEIIKNIPDFWLTAFLSHPALGDLLAEKDHEVFKFMQSIDVEDFKDVKTGYSITFNFSENPYFEDRKLTKTYAFADEGTTNVSGTKIRWKEGMDLLANGNVQEKKGSKRSFIEESFFSWFNENLHKNLSEGVIDEVAAIIKEDLWPNPLKYFNNEIDEDDFDGEDDEEETDGDDGEEDDGEQDDDDDEEEEDED comes from the exons ATGGCGGCCGACAAGAGCAAGAAGGTGAAAATCGCCGAGCCAGGAGTCGAGGGGGAGCCCGAGCCTATCGATGGGGAGCTGGTACTCAACATCGAGAAGCTCCAGGAGATACAAGAAGAGCTGGAGAAG ATCAACGAGGAAGCAAGTGATAAAGTTTTTGAGGTGGAACGAAAATACAATGAGGTTCGCAGACCCGTGTATGTCAAACGGgcagaaattatcaaaaatatcccAGACTTTTGGTTAACTGCG TTCTTGAGCCATCCAGCCCTTGGTGATCTTCTCGCTGAGAAGGATCATGAG GTTTTCAAGTTCATGCAATCAATAGATGTTGAAGATTTTAAGGATGTGAAGACAGGCTACTCTATTACATTT AACTTCTCTGAGAATCCATATTTTGAGGATAGAAAATTAACAAAGACATATGCATTCGCTGATGAAGGAACTACTAATGTATCTGGTACTAAAATTAGGTGGAAGGAAGGCATG GATCTTCTTGCGAATGGTAATGTTCAAGAGAAGAAAGGAAGTAAACGCTCCTTTATCGAGGAAAG TTTTTTCAGTTGGTTTAATGAAAATTTGCATAAGAACCTCTCAGAAGGAGTGATAGATGAG GTGGCTGCGATAATCAAGGAAGACTTGTGGCCCAATCCTTTAAAATACTTCAACAAT GAAATCGATGAAGATGATTTTGATGGtgaggatgatgaagag GAAACTGATGGGGATGATGGGGAGGAAGATGATGGTGAgcaggatgatgatgatgacgaagaagaagaggatgaagattgA
- the LOC121990754 gene encoding uncharacterized protein At5g39865-like translates to MGCTGSKQLRGGRSPGVVGRSQSLPVQLAGGRRQRSGDGYHDVSLTSSTLGLLMLDQGDHSSDDEVTAKISAGHQVAAVAAIKAGNAREIGCCHDTWSEMIERRIPKTPTMTPPNEPEVINAWELMAGLEDASPLLLLPPAAHHRSFSFHTVRDAHRSSPDSEFTSSYSPKPEWMELSPDDSVFSDFDTEILSAFREALTQSPKREMEEEEDKKKPSLSVVRARINEFQQKIDAKKASRNPTSAKVAPSCKCPPGGEGKVVFYFTSLRGIRKTHEDCRTVDTILKGYGVRVDERDVSMHAGFKEELVGILGPGYRLPRVFADGSYIGGSDEVRQLHDQGILGKLLECCEMAPQGKGGGRASGGEVGCELCGDVRFVPCETCSGSCKVYVEEEEEEEEEELGGGFRRCPECNENGLVRCLLCR, encoded by the coding sequence ATGGGTTGCACGGGATCGAAGCAGCTACGCGGCGGGCGGAGTCCCGGTGTCGTCGGGCGTAGCCAGTCGCTTCCCGTCCAGTTGGCCGGCGGCAGACGGCAGCGGAGCGGGGACGGCTACCACGACGTCTCGCTCACATCCTCCACCCTCGGCTTGCTGATGCTCGACCAAGGAGACCACAGCTCCGACGACGAGGTAACGGCGAAGATCTCCGCCGGACACCAGGTAGCAGCGGTGGCGGCGATCAAGGCAGGAAACGCGAGGGAGATCGGTTGTTGCCACGATACTTGGTCCGAGATGATCGAGCGGCGGATCCCGAAGACGCCGACGATGACCCCGCCCAATGAGCCCGAGGTCATCAACGCATGGGAGCTCATGGCCGGCCTTGAGGACGCCagccccctcctcctcctccctcccGCCGCCCACCACCGCTCCTTTTCGTTCCACACCGTCCGGGACGCCCACCGCTCCTCGCCTGACTCCGAGTTCACCAGCAGCTACTCGCCCAAGCCGGAGTGGATGGAACTCAGCCCCGATGACTCCGTCTTCTCCGATTTTGACACCGAGATTTTGTCCGCCTTCCGCGAAGCCCTAACTCAATCCCCAAAGAGGGaaatggaggaggaagaagacaagAAGAAGCCCTCTCTCAGCGTTGTACGAGCGAGGATCAATGAGTTCCAGCAAAAGATCGACGCGAAGAAGGCGAGCAGAAATCCTACTTCCGCAAAGGTGGCGCCTTCCTGCAAGTGCCCGCCCGGCGGCGAGGGGAAAGTGGTTTTCTACTTCACCAGCCTCCGCGGAATCCGCAAAACCCACGAGGACTGCCGCACCGTCGACACGATCCTCAAGGGCTACGGCGTCCGCGTCGACGAGCGGGACGTGTCGATGCACGCCGGGTTCAAAGAGGAGCTCGTCGGAATACTAGGGCCCGGCTACCGGCTGCCGCGCGTCTTCGCCGACGGAAGCTACATCGGCGGTTCCGACGAGGTGCGGCAGCTCCACGATCAGGGGATATTGGGCAAGCTGTTGGAGTGCTGCGAGATGGCGCCGCAGGGGAAGGGCGGAGGCCGCGCTAGCGGCGGGGAGGTGGGGTGCGAGTTGTGCGGCGACGTCAGGTTCGTCCCCTGCGAGACCTGCTCCGGAAGCTGCAAGGTCTAcgtggaggaagaggaggaggaggaggaggaggagctcgGCGGAGGTTTCCGGCGATGCCCGGAATGCAACGAGAACGGGCTCGTTCGATGCTTGCTCTGCCGTTAA